In Terriglobia bacterium, one DNA window encodes the following:
- a CDS encoding protoheme IX farnesyltransferase, whose product MRPGVLTSLRWKVLAELTKFPIAMLSTLSAATGYMVYRRDLNPGILTASLGVLLLAMGACAMNQFQDRDLDARMQRTRRRPIPAGTIRPETGFAIAALLDIGGFLLLWLVHNPGAALIGLFAVAWYNGIYTYLKRVSAFAVVPGALIGALPPVIGWTAGGGRPLDPHVLALAFFFFIWQVPHFWLLLFKFGEDYQRAGLPALTRVFSKRQLASLTFIWMLATSASSMLLPVYLLVFSPWVSLGLIACGFWLAWEASRLVRRGAGTTPLLPVFRAINLYALLVMALLVADTVL is encoded by the coding sequence TTGCGTCCTGGCGTCCTGACGTCTTTGCGGTGGAAGGTGCTCGCCGAGCTCACCAAATTTCCGATTGCCATGCTTTCGACGCTTTCTGCGGCAACCGGCTACATGGTCTATCGCAGGGACTTGAATCCGGGCATTCTCACGGCCTCGCTGGGTGTTCTCCTCCTGGCGATGGGCGCTTGCGCCATGAACCAGTTCCAGGACCGCGACCTCGATGCGCGCATGCAACGAACGCGCCGCCGGCCCATTCCCGCCGGCACCATCAGACCAGAGACGGGATTTGCGATTGCCGCACTCCTGGATATCGGCGGCTTCCTGCTTCTGTGGCTCGTGCACAATCCCGGCGCCGCGCTCATCGGACTGTTTGCCGTCGCCTGGTACAACGGGATCTATACCTATCTGAAGAGAGTCTCGGCGTTTGCCGTGGTCCCCGGCGCCTTGATCGGGGCACTCCCCCCGGTCATCGGCTGGACCGCCGGCGGCGGGAGGCCTTTGGATCCGCACGTCCTCGCTCTCGCCTTCTTCTTTTTTATCTGGCAGGTGCCTCACTTCTGGCTCCTGCTTTTCAAGTTCGGCGAGGATTACCAGCGGGCTGGTCTGCCGGCGCTCACGAGAGTTTTCAGCAAGAGGCAGCTTGCCAGCCTGACCTTCATCTGGATGCTCGCCACCTCCGCCTCGAGCATGTTGCTGCCGGTCTATCTTCTCGTTTTTTCTCCCTGGGTGAGCCTGGGCCTCATTGCCTGCGGCTTCTGGCTCGCCTGGGAAGCCTCGAGACTGGTGCGGCGCGGCGCCGGGACCACGCCTCTCCTGCCGGTATTCCGCGCGATAAACCTCTATGCCCTGTTGGTCATGGCGCTCCTGGTGGCAGACACCGTCCTTTGA
- the coxB gene encoding cytochrome c oxidase subunit II: MPFFQQASSAAGRVDAVFLAITALCVAFLIFITSLMVYFVIKYSKKRHPKGVDIEGNTRLEIVWTATPTILFLAMFYFGWTNFDYERSVPRDAMVITVTARQWAYSFTYPNGKQTTQLFLALNKPVKAELRSLDVIHGFYIPAFRIKEDVVPGKQNYTWFIPTRLGTFDIECTVICGVNHANMLSKAVVVPVAEFEAWYFGDEDAPLPGQTKVAATAARPGNPALAVLTEKSCLSCHSLDGRVMVGPTFMGLYGQKETVKNSDGREREVTVDESRLANAIRAPGADVVKGYPPVMPSVPLKEAELNQVIELIKSLK, from the coding sequence ATGCCATTCTTCCAGCAAGCGTCGAGCGCCGCGGGTAGAGTAGATGCGGTCTTCCTCGCCATCACCGCGCTGTGCGTGGCTTTTCTGATCTTCATTACTTCCCTCATGGTGTACTTCGTCATCAAATACAGCAAGAAGAGGCACCCGAAGGGGGTAGACATCGAGGGGAACACCCGGCTTGAGATCGTGTGGACTGCCACGCCGACCATCCTGTTCCTGGCCATGTTTTATTTCGGCTGGACTAACTTCGATTACGAGCGCAGCGTGCCCCGCGACGCCATGGTCATTACTGTCACGGCCCGCCAGTGGGCTTATTCGTTCACCTACCCGAACGGAAAACAGACGACACAGCTGTTTCTGGCTCTCAACAAGCCCGTGAAGGCGGAACTTCGCTCCCTGGACGTGATTCACGGCTTCTACATTCCCGCCTTCCGCATCAAGGAGGATGTCGTCCCGGGGAAACAGAACTACACCTGGTTCATTCCGACGCGACTGGGGACCTTCGACATCGAGTGCACGGTGATTTGCGGGGTCAACCACGCGAACATGCTGTCGAAGGCGGTGGTAGTGCCGGTGGCCGAATTCGAAGCCTGGTACTTCGGGGATGAAGACGCCCCGCTTCCGGGCCAGACGAAGGTGGCGGCCACGGCCGCGCGGCCCGGCAATCCGGCTTTGGCGGTCCTCACGGAGAAATCCTGCCTGTCCTGCCACTCGCTCGACGGCAGGGTTATGGTCGGGCCCACCTTCATGGGCCTGTATGGGCAAAAGGAAACCGTCAAAAATTCGGATGGCCGCGAACGCGAAGTCACCGTGGACGAGTCTCGCCTCGCGAATGCGATCCGGGCCCCAGGCGCGGACGTCGTGAAGGGATACCCTCCCGTGATGCCTTCCGTCCCGCTGAAGGAAGCGGAACTGAATCAGGTCATTGAGCTTATCAAGAGTCTGAAATGA
- a CDS encoding cytochrome C oxidase subunit IV family protein yields the protein MEPAEAHGHIVSYGTFVKIWLLLLFLTALLVFVSTVYHEALSVPALLTLTPLKAGLVFFYFMHLKFEKPFLKTLVFMVLGVLTLFIGLTFLDLSYR from the coding sequence ATGGAACCCGCAGAGGCGCATGGCCACATAGTTTCTTATGGGACTTTCGTCAAGATCTGGTTGCTGCTGCTCTTTCTCACGGCCCTCCTGGTTTTTGTCAGCACCGTCTATCACGAGGCGCTATCGGTGCCTGCCCTGCTGACCCTGACTCCACTCAAGGCGGGGCTGGTCTTTTTCTATTTCATGCACCTGAAATTCGAGAAGCCGTTTTTGAAGACCCTGGTTTTCATGGTGCTGGGCGTGCTTACCCTGTTCATTGGCTTGACCTTCCTCGATCTTTCGTACAGGTGA
- a CDS encoding cytochrome c oxidase subunit 3 has protein sequence MSSVPAHAHPVHKDYQGAKFGMWLFLFTEILLFGGLFLLYSAYRAKYPLDFHIGGQHLNTFIGVANTVILLTSSLTVAVAISAIQKGNRKLTMVCLGTTIAFALMFLLNKYIEWMEEIRRGIYPNGPALLKLPDGEKIFYGLYYSMTGLHGLHVLAGVIALSITLDFVRRDKITSTDFNKLENVGLYWHLVDVIWIFLLPLLYLAA, from the coding sequence ATGAGCAGCGTTCCAGCCCACGCGCATCCGGTCCACAAGGATTACCAGGGCGCCAAGTTCGGCATGTGGCTTTTCCTGTTTACCGAGATACTTCTCTTTGGGGGCTTGTTCCTGCTTTATTCCGCCTACCGGGCAAAGTATCCGCTTGATTTTCACATCGGCGGCCAGCATCTCAACACGTTCATCGGGGTTGCCAACACGGTGATATTGCTTACGAGCAGCCTGACGGTGGCCGTGGCCATCTCCGCGATCCAGAAGGGCAACAGGAAGCTGACTATGGTGTGCCTGGGGACCACGATCGCCTTCGCCCTCATGTTCCTGCTGAACAAATACATCGAGTGGATGGAGGAGATCCGGCGCGGCATCTATCCCAACGGGCCGGCGCTGCTCAAACTCCCCGACGGGGAGAAGATCTTTTATGGGCTTTACTACAGCATGACCGGCCTGCACGGCTTGCATGTTCTGGCCGGCGTCATTGCGTTGTCGATCACCCTGGACTTTGTCCGCAGGGACAAGATCACGAGCACCGACTTCAACAAGCTCGAGAACGTCGGGCTTTACTGGCATCTGGTTGATGTGATCTGGATCTTCCTCTTGCCTCTTTTGTATCTGGCGGCTTGA
- a CDS encoding cbb3-type cytochrome c oxidase subunit I yields MTTLAQGEAPAYRSFLDASDRRGILAWILSTDHKRIGILYLASMVSLFLVAMTIGVLMRIEQLSTAHPLFPPAVYNAFFTVHGVIMIFMFVLPGASAVFGNFFLPIMIGARDVAFPRLNLMSWYFFITGALVVITSLFTGNGPPDAGWTFYVPFSLRTGTNIPMGVFGVFLLGFSSILTGINFVTTVHRLRAPGMNWHRMPLFVWATYATAWVQVLATPIIGITLLLVIAERIFGIGVFDPAKGGDPLLYQHLFWIYSHPAVYIMILPAMGAITEVIPTFAHRTIFGYKAIAYSSIGIAALGSLVWGHHMFTSGMGDAANVMFSLFTFLVAVPSAIKVFNWTSTLYKGAIELKPPMIFALTFIFLFSIGGLTGLIQGALNVNVHLHDTYWIVGHFHYVMFGGTGMGFFAALLYWFPKMFGKMYNERVATIAWFPIIIGFNMLYGGMLVLGYMGMPRRYYTHLPQYHTGHIIASIGGFIMAAGLVLFFANLIVALFRGKKAEANPWGGVTLEWQTPSPPPLENFAEPPTITERPYIFNPEAAK; encoded by the coding sequence ATGACTACTCTAGCTCAGGGTGAGGCTCCCGCATACCGGAGCTTCCTGGATGCAAGTGACCGCAGGGGTATCCTGGCATGGATTCTCTCCACGGATCACAAGAGGATCGGCATCCTTTACCTTGCCAGCATGGTCAGCCTCTTTCTCGTGGCGATGACCATCGGCGTCCTGATGAGGATCGAGCAACTCTCCACGGCTCACCCCCTCTTCCCGCCAGCCGTCTACAACGCATTCTTCACCGTGCATGGCGTCATCATGATCTTCATGTTCGTGCTCCCCGGCGCTTCGGCTGTTTTCGGCAATTTTTTCCTTCCGATCATGATCGGCGCGCGCGACGTGGCCTTTCCCCGCCTGAACCTGATGTCCTGGTATTTTTTTATCACGGGGGCGTTGGTCGTGATCACCTCGCTCTTTACCGGCAATGGCCCGCCCGACGCGGGATGGACATTCTATGTGCCTTTCAGCCTGCGGACGGGGACGAACATACCTATGGGGGTGTTCGGCGTGTTCCTCCTCGGGTTCTCTTCGATCCTGACGGGCATCAACTTCGTCACCACGGTGCACCGCCTGCGCGCGCCGGGAATGAACTGGCATCGCATGCCGCTCTTCGTCTGGGCCACCTATGCAACGGCCTGGGTCCAGGTGCTCGCGACCCCGATCATAGGAATCACGTTGCTGCTGGTGATCGCAGAGCGCATTTTCGGGATCGGCGTCTTTGACCCGGCCAAAGGCGGCGATCCGCTTCTGTACCAGCACCTCTTCTGGATCTATTCGCACCCTGCGGTCTACATCATGATCCTGCCCGCGATGGGCGCCATCACCGAGGTCATCCCCACCTTTGCCCACAGGACGATCTTCGGCTATAAGGCGATCGCATATTCTTCGATCGGCATTGCGGCGCTAGGATCCCTCGTATGGGGGCATCACATGTTCACGAGCGGCATGGGGGATGCGGCAAACGTCATGTTTTCGCTCTTCACCTTCCTCGTGGCCGTTCCGAGCGCAATCAAGGTCTTCAACTGGACTTCAACCCTTTACAAGGGGGCCATTGAACTCAAACCACCCATGATCTTCGCGCTCACCTTCATATTCCTCTTCTCCATCGGCGGGCTGACCGGGCTCATCCAGGGTGCGCTCAACGTCAACGTTCACCTCCACGACACATACTGGATCGTGGGGCACTTTCACTACGTCATGTTCGGCGGCACCGGCATGGGCTTTTTCGCCGCCCTGCTCTACTGGTTTCCCAAGATGTTCGGGAAGATGTACAACGAGAGGGTGGCCACGATCGCCTGGTTCCCGATCATAATCGGCTTCAACATGCTCTATGGCGGCATGCTGGTCCTGGGCTACATGGGGATGCCGCGCCGCTATTACACCCACCTGCCCCAGTACCACACGGGTCATATCATCGCATCCATAGGCGGCTTCATCATGGCGGCCGGCCTCGTCCTGTTTTTCGCAAACCTCATCGTTGCCCTCTTCAGAGGGAAGAAGGCCGAGGCGAATCCCTGGGGAGGCGTGACCCTCGAATGGCAGACTCCGTCGCCGCCGCCGCTGGAAAACTTTGCAGAACCCCCGACGATCACCGAACGACCCTATATATTCAACCCGGAGGCGGCAAAATGA
- a CDS encoding SCO family protein produces the protein MSTETLIAVTTGAQKRKTIVMCLIRYCLLLATVFASVLGSGAAVCVRAQGGAAGEPGINEKLGAQVSLGVPLKDEEGRDVTLHGLIDKPTILTLNYFTCTGICSPLLNGLVDAINELGLEPGKDYQVITVSFDPKDTPEVAFQKRINYLKQMKRPFPPQAWRFLTGSAQATKAVTDSVGFIFRPAGNGYVHAGAILVLTREGIVSRYLYGISFLPADVQMALQEAAAGQVRPTISRVLAFCYSYDPQGRRYVLNITRVTGAAILVFAAVFVVFVLKGRSRGNKEKTRSSA, from the coding sequence ATGAGCACGGAAACACTCATCGCAGTTACAACTGGGGCGCAGAAGAGAAAAACCATCGTCATGTGCCTGATTCGATACTGCCTGCTATTGGCTACAGTCTTTGCCTCCGTGCTGGGCTCGGGCGCAGCGGTCTGTGTGCGGGCGCAGGGGGGTGCTGCGGGCGAACCCGGCATCAATGAGAAGCTCGGGGCGCAGGTTTCCCTCGGCGTCCCGCTGAAGGACGAGGAGGGGAGGGACGTTACGTTGCACGGGCTCATCGACAAACCCACGATCCTCACGCTTAATTACTTCACCTGCACCGGGATTTGCTCCCCGCTATTGAATGGGCTGGTCGATGCCATCAATGAACTCGGGCTCGAGCCCGGCAAGGACTACCAGGTCATCACCGTGAGCTTCGATCCCAAGGACACGCCCGAAGTGGCCTTCCAGAAGCGTATCAACTACCTGAAGCAGATGAAGCGGCCGTTTCCCCCGCAGGCCTGGCGCTTCCTGACCGGGAGCGCCCAAGCCACGAAGGCAGTGACCGATTCCGTGGGTTTCATCTTCCGTCCGGCGGGAAACGGGTATGTCCACGCGGGCGCGATCCTAGTGCTTACGCGCGAGGGGATCGTGAGCCGGTACCTGTACGGCATCAGCTTCCTTCCCGCAGATGTTCAGATGGCGCTTCAGGAGGCCGCGGCCGGGCAGGTGCGGCCGACGATATCGAGAGTTCTGGCCTTCTGCTACAGCTACGACCCCCAAGGCCGACGCTACGTGCTCAACATCACCCGTGTGACGGGCGCGGCCATTCTGGTCTTTGCGGCCGTATTCGTGGTATTCGTCTTGAAGGGAAGGTCTCGCGGCAACAAAGAAAAAACGAGGTCGTCAGCATGA
- a CDS encoding four helix bundle protein, with protein sequence MVDGARTGFSHEKLDVYRLAIEYCKWAFLIAERLVGKHRHARDQLLRAAQSIPLNIAEGNGRATDADRHHFFSIARGSALECAALQDVLDACRAIQPKENQAGKDHLFRIVAMLTKMGGRGYSVSEEPMLFGQAD encoded by the coding sequence ATGGTTGATGGGGCGCGGACAGGATTCAGCCACGAAAAACTAGATGTCTATAGACTCGCGATTGAATACTGCAAGTGGGCTTTTTTGATCGCGGAGCGACTGGTTGGGAAACACAGGCATGCTCGGGATCAATTGCTGCGGGCAGCACAGTCAATTCCGCTCAACATCGCGGAAGGGAACGGGCGAGCAACGGATGCGGACCGACATCATTTCTTCTCAATTGCTCGCGGTTCAGCGCTAGAGTGTGCAGCACTGCAGGATGTCCTGGATGCCTGCCGGGCTATCCAACCCAAGGAGAATCAGGCAGGGAAGGACCACTTATTCCGGATTGTGGCAATGCTGACCAAGATGGGAGGTCGTGGCTATTCCGTCAGCGAGGAGCCGATGTTATTTGGCCAGGCCGACTAG
- a CDS encoding c-type cytochrome, with protein MIEKYVNAEELRRLLATLVVVMAALAIAGLFAMIVVPGLRNANKPETPTPVNPVVGEPGWLDPTEFPPERGRVIPPVDPATLIAPSAALMTRGKELFAANCVSCHGEQGHGDGPASVTMNPRPRNFTNPSGWTNGYDLPAVYKTVSTGVPGTSMASFDYLSRKDRMALAHYVQSLGAFSHGTGSPEALAALSKVLAAPGEKTPNKIPVSMAMAKLEEEFKAPPQLAVAPEDHSPGAEIFRKVIRNPIRAAQTLAGPENWRKGPAELAAAVLPDAPGNGFALSAATLTAGEWKELHAELVRLAAK; from the coding sequence ATGATTGAGAAATACGTCAACGCGGAAGAACTCAGGCGCCTGCTGGCGACGCTGGTTGTAGTTATGGCGGCGCTGGCCATCGCCGGCCTTTTTGCCATGATCGTCGTGCCTGGGCTGCGTAACGCCAACAAACCGGAAACTCCCACACCCGTGAACCCCGTCGTGGGGGAGCCGGGCTGGCTCGATCCGACCGAGTTCCCGCCTGAGAGAGGGAGGGTGATTCCCCCGGTGGATCCCGCAACCCTGATCGCGCCGTCCGCGGCGTTGATGACCAGAGGAAAGGAACTTTTCGCCGCCAATTGCGTGTCCTGCCACGGCGAGCAAGGGCATGGCGACGGGCCCGCGTCCGTGACCATGAATCCGCGGCCGCGCAACTTCACAAATCCCAGCGGTTGGACGAACGGCTACGACCTTCCGGCGGTCTACAAGACCGTGAGCACTGGCGTGCCGGGCACATCCATGGCATCGTTTGATTATCTGTCCCGGAAAGACCGTATGGCCTTGGCACATTACGTTCAATCTCTGGGCGCGTTTTCGCATGGGACGGGGAGCCCGGAGGCTCTGGCGGCTCTGTCGAAAGTCCTCGCGGCGCCCGGAGAGAAGACACCCAACAAGATTCCCGTGAGTATGGCCATGGCCAAATTGGAAGAGGAATTCAAGGCTCCTCCACAGCTTGCGGTCGCGCCCGAGGATCACAGCCCTGGTGCGGAGATTTTCCGCAAGGTGATCCGGAATCCCATTCGAGCTGCTCAGACTCTGGCCGGACCTGAAAACTGGCGGAAGGGCCCCGCGGAACTCGCGGCCGCCGTTTTGCCCGATGCCCCAGGCAACGGATTCGCTTTGAGCGCGGCAACCCTGACCGCGGGGGAGTGGAAGGAACTCCACGCCGAGCTCGTCAGGCTGGCAGCAAAGTGA
- a CDS encoding quinol:cytochrome C oxidoreductase, whose amino-acid sequence MNESGVTKMFALGAVAGLGGVLATGFAVGWERFWVNWIFWFLFVLTIGLGCLFIVALEHVVGAKWSVPLRRVPERLSSLALLMGPALLLALLSLPILYPWTRPEAQADPIIAGKAAWLNVPFFVVRVLACICLWILAYRVLVSGSIRQDREKDPRFNVRARRFAPVFIVIFGITITVVAFDWISGLEPAWYSDVFGVYIFAGTFLAGLAATTLAVLYLRGRGKLPGVEPDHIYNLGGFLFAFTVFWAYIGFAQYLLMWYANMPEEVFWYQERLQGLWGSLVLVLAVFHFFIPFLVLIPRIAKTEPKRLVWVAVLMLLAHWLDLYWMIFPVLGKGPFFSWPELSFALFFICASLLWFRRLMSRGAAMPVGDPFLREGLEFRL is encoded by the coding sequence GTGAACGAGAGCGGCGTGACGAAAATGTTCGCCTTGGGAGCGGTCGCCGGACTTGGGGGAGTTCTGGCCACGGGTTTTGCCGTCGGTTGGGAACGATTCTGGGTCAATTGGATTTTCTGGTTTTTGTTTGTGCTGACGATCGGACTCGGCTGCCTGTTCATTGTTGCCCTGGAGCATGTGGTGGGCGCCAAGTGGAGTGTGCCGCTGCGCCGGGTCCCCGAGAGATTGTCGAGCCTGGCGCTGCTGATGGGACCTGCGCTGCTGTTGGCGCTGCTCTCGCTGCCGATTCTGTACCCGTGGACCAGGCCCGAAGCTCAGGCCGATCCGATCATCGCGGGCAAAGCGGCCTGGCTCAACGTGCCATTTTTCGTTGTGCGCGTGCTGGCATGCATCTGCCTCTGGATTCTCGCGTACAGGGTTCTTGTGAGCGGATCGATCCGGCAGGATCGTGAGAAGGATCCTCGGTTCAACGTGCGTGCCCGTCGCTTTGCCCCTGTTTTCATCGTCATTTTCGGAATCACAATTACAGTTGTGGCCTTTGACTGGATCTCGGGTTTGGAGCCGGCGTGGTACAGCGATGTGTTCGGTGTCTACATCTTTGCCGGCACGTTTCTCGCCGGTCTGGCGGCCACGACGCTGGCAGTCCTCTATCTACGCGGCCGGGGGAAACTCCCCGGTGTCGAGCCGGACCACATCTACAACCTTGGTGGTTTCCTGTTTGCTTTTACCGTGTTCTGGGCCTACATCGGCTTTGCCCAGTATCTGCTCATGTGGTACGCGAACATGCCCGAGGAAGTCTTCTGGTACCAGGAGCGCCTGCAAGGGCTCTGGGGATCTCTTGTTCTCGTGCTCGCCGTCTTTCATTTCTTTATCCCGTTTCTGGTACTCATCCCGCGCATCGCTAAGACCGAACCCAAGCGTCTCGTTTGGGTCGCTGTGCTGATGCTGCTGGCGCACTGGCTTGACCTTTACTGGATGATCTTTCCTGTTCTCGGGAAAGGACCTTTTTTCAGCTGGCCTGAGTTGTCCTTTGCCCTGTTTTTCATATGCGCGAGCCTCCTGTGGTTCCGGCGCCTGATGAGCCGCGGCGCCGCCATGCCGGTGGGAGATCCATTCCTTCGGGAAGGCCTGGAGTTCCGCCTATGA
- a CDS encoding DUF3341 domain-containing protein — MSNTTFSVLGIFDSSQQLVDAIPAVKAKVSGRLETYTPYPIHGIDKLLGLRKSPVGGMIFIMGLIGAISALAFELWTEGMDYPLVTAGKPVFSWQAFIPIMFEVTVLFACFTSGLGMLFLLNRLPFFRHPMLRSKSMPLITRDKFALAVEADGQALDVDVITAALRESGAQAIEVIEQPGPLGLISPNFLTRVVFGIAISCFAAGYLTYWGVKLFPITIPMVNMLDQPRLDPQHEDGYFNDDFGMRMPVAGTIPRGALPFSVRSQEDAVVLGNPLPATEPVLKKGRQAFNAHCAVCHGILGDGRPSLTPAYGAKPANLVADKIREYPDGEIYFVIMMGKNAMPSYAADLNEDERWSVVRYVRVLQRALNAKDTDIPKETRK, encoded by the coding sequence ATGAGTAATACGACATTCTCCGTCCTCGGGATCTTCGACAGCTCGCAGCAGTTGGTGGATGCTATACCGGCCGTCAAAGCCAAGGTGTCGGGACGCCTCGAGACCTACACCCCCTACCCGATTCATGGGATTGATAAGCTGCTCGGGCTGAGGAAGTCGCCCGTCGGGGGAATGATCTTTATCATGGGATTGATTGGCGCCATCTCGGCCTTGGCATTTGAGCTCTGGACCGAAGGGATGGACTACCCGCTGGTGACGGCCGGGAAGCCCGTTTTTTCCTGGCAGGCTTTCATCCCGATCATGTTTGAAGTGACGGTTCTTTTTGCCTGCTTTACCTCGGGATTAGGGATGCTCTTCCTTCTGAACCGGCTCCCCTTTTTCCGCCACCCCATGCTGCGCTCGAAGTCGATGCCGTTGATCACCCGGGATAAGTTCGCTCTGGCCGTCGAGGCGGACGGGCAGGCCCTCGATGTCGATGTCATCACGGCCGCGCTCCGTGAATCGGGAGCTCAGGCGATCGAAGTTATTGAGCAACCTGGTCCGCTCGGTCTCATTTCCCCAAATTTTCTGACGAGAGTCGTCTTTGGGATCGCAATCTCCTGCTTCGCGGCCGGCTATCTCACGTACTGGGGAGTCAAGTTGTTCCCCATCACCATTCCCATGGTGAACATGCTCGATCAACCGCGACTGGATCCCCAGCATGAGGACGGTTATTTCAACGACGACTTCGGCATGCGCATGCCCGTTGCCGGAACCATCCCGCGCGGCGCGCTGCCGTTTTCCGTTCGAAGCCAGGAAGATGCGGTGGTGCTGGGGAACCCGCTGCCTGCAACCGAACCCGTCCTGAAGAAAGGCCGGCAGGCATTCAATGCCCACTGTGCCGTGTGCCACGGGATTCTCGGAGACGGCAGGCCCTCGCTCACCCCTGCCTATGGCGCCAAGCCCGCCAATCTTGTGGCCGACAAGATCCGGGAATATCCTGATGGCGAGATTTACTTCGTCATCATGATGGGCAAGAACGCCATGCCCTCCTATGCCGCGGATTTAAACGAGGACGAGCGCTGGTCGGTCGTGCGTTACGTGCGCGTGCTGCAGCGCGCACTCAATGCCAAGGATACGGACATCCCAAAGGAGACTCGGAAGTGA
- the nrfD gene encoding polysulfide reductase NrfD, with protein sequence MLPEMLRTQPVLIGSVRPGDLDDQVLSPVERKPPRAWFIAFACTSTVMLVGVALMGYTVATGIGVWGNNIPVAWAFAIINFVFWIGIGHAGTLISAILLLFRARWRNAISRFAEAMTIFAVMVAGIFPILHVGRPWIAFWLFPYPNQRGIWPNFRSPLMWDVFAVSTYFSVSLLFWYLGLVPDFASLRDRTKSGIRKFFYAMLSVGWRGSSTHWVHFERAYLIIAGIATGLVLSVHSVVSFDFAVSLVPGWHMTIFPPYFVTGAIFAGFAMVVMAMVVVRETMSLKHIITMYHLEVMNKIILTCSCLMGYAYLMEGWTAWYSMNPYVHHTFWAYIAGTYAWAGWLTISCNVMIPQLLWVRRFRRSYPAMIFVALAVTTGMWFERFVIIVSSLHQDYMPSAWYVYKPTLVDIGILLGSFGLFFTLVLLFARVLPVIATSETKSALPGAQPRHAGGAYE encoded by the coding sequence ATGCTGCCCGAGATGCTGAGGACTCAGCCCGTCCTGATCGGTTCGGTCAGACCCGGGGACCTCGACGACCAGGTGCTCAGTCCGGTCGAGCGCAAACCGCCGCGCGCCTGGTTCATTGCCTTTGCATGCACCTCCACCGTCATGCTCGTGGGCGTTGCTCTGATGGGATACACCGTCGCCACGGGGATCGGCGTCTGGGGGAACAACATTCCCGTAGCCTGGGCCTTCGCCATCATCAATTTCGTGTTCTGGATCGGGATCGGCCATGCGGGCACCTTGATCTCCGCCATCCTGCTCCTGTTCCGGGCGCGGTGGCGCAATGCCATCTCCAGGTTCGCCGAAGCGATGACGATCTTCGCCGTCATGGTTGCCGGCATATTCCCGATCCTGCATGTCGGGAGGCCGTGGATCGCCTTCTGGCTCTTCCCATATCCGAACCAGCGTGGTATCTGGCCGAATTTCCGCTCTCCGCTGATGTGGGATGTGTTTGCAGTGAGCACGTATTTCAGCGTTTCTCTTCTTTTCTGGTACCTGGGGCTGGTGCCCGATTTCGCTTCGCTGCGAGACCGCACAAAGAGCGGGATCCGGAAGTTCTTTTACGCGATGCTGTCGGTCGGGTGGCGCGGGTCATCTACCCACTGGGTGCATTTCGAGAGGGCATACCTGATCATCGCCGGGATCGCCACAGGGCTTGTTTTATCCGTACACAGCGTGGTGTCGTTCGATTTCGCTGTGTCCCTGGTCCCCGGCTGGCACATGACGATCTTCCCACCCTATTTCGTGACCGGCGCCATTTTTGCGGGTTTCGCGATGGTGGTAATGGCCATGGTGGTCGTACGCGAGACGATGAGCCTGAAGCACATCATCACGATGTATCACCTTGAGGTGATGAACAAGATCATCCTGACCTGTTCCTGCCTGATGGGCTACGCCTATCTCATGGAGGGATGGACCGCCTGGTACAGCATGAACCCATATGTCCACCACACCTTCTGGGCCTACATTGCCGGGACCTATGCCTGGGCAGGCTGGCTGACGATTTCCTGCAATGTCATGATCCCGCAGCTCCTGTGGGTGCGTCGGTTCCGCCGCAGCTACCCGGCCATGATCTTCGTGGCGCTCGCGGTGACCACCGGCATGTGGTTCGAGCGCTTCGTGATCATCGTGAGCTCGCTGCACCAGGATTACATGCCCTCGGCCTGGTACGTCTACAAGCCCACACTGGTGGACATCGGAATCCTCCTCGGATCCTTCGGCCTCTTCTTCACCCTGGTGCTGCTCTTTGCCAGAGTCCTGCCCGTGATTGCCACCAGCGAGACCAAGAGCGCGCTCCCGGGGGCGCAGCCCCGGCATGCGGGGGGCGCCTATGAGTAA